The proteins below are encoded in one region of Paenibacillus albus:
- a CDS encoding Spo0B domain-containing protein, translating into MNRIGLTKRLAAASSIVVPAAAVLIWPSQLWLLAVFVLWLTLASVYWIWTERKAYESRIERSTEAVQQTAIRTLNHHRHDWMNDLQVIYGYIRMNKTDRTVQYVEQIRDRMLTESKIAKLGVPSLVLFIQSFRTLTHSLIIDWDIDGELNMADLNVDGEACAKTIMEIINAYRFAVQPGMGDAARLDIHLSENERELHVTFSCEGQVGELDAWKLKCNEALEGSPLKVAEKELDSRYMRLQAQLGN; encoded by the coding sequence ATGAATCGGATCGGATTGACCAAACGACTTGCGGCTGCATCTTCAATTGTGGTGCCTGCGGCTGCAGTGCTCATCTGGCCGTCACAACTGTGGCTGCTGGCTGTGTTCGTACTCTGGCTTACACTTGCTTCCGTATACTGGATATGGACAGAGCGCAAAGCGTATGAATCGCGGATAGAGAGGTCAACGGAGGCTGTGCAGCAGACCGCAATTCGTACATTGAATCATCATCGACATGACTGGATGAATGATCTGCAAGTGATTTATGGCTATATTCGGATGAACAAAACGGATAGAACCGTCCAGTACGTGGAACAGATAAGAGATAGAATGTTGACGGAGAGCAAGATCGCAAAGCTCGGCGTGCCGTCGCTTGTCTTATTCATTCAATCCTTTCGCACGTTAACGCACTCTTTAATTATCGATTGGGATATTGATGGAGAATTGAATATGGCGGACCTGAATGTGGACGGCGAAGCCTGTGCGAAGACGATTATGGAAATTATCAATGCCTACCGGTTTGCAGTTCAACCGGGAATGGGCGATGCGGCAAGGCTCGACATCCATTTGTCGGAGAATGAACGGGAGCTTCATGTAACGTTCAGCTGCGAAGGGCAGGTCGGTGAGCTAGACGCTTGGAAATTAAAATGCAACGAAGCGCTGGAAGGTTCACCGCTGAAGGTGGCGGAGAAGGAACTCGACAGCAGATATATGAGGCTGCAAGCGCAGCTTGGGAACTAA
- a CDS encoding ribosomal-processing cysteine protease Prp: MITVTIERLSAANAQILSFAIEGHAKFAKPGKDIICAGVSAVSVGTVNAIEELAGIELPASMKSGWLRSDIPVTADAASNEKAQLLLEGMIVMLNSIAASYGKYVDIRQQFRE; encoded by the coding sequence ATGATAACGGTCACGATTGAGCGGCTTTCGGCTGCTAATGCACAGATCTTATCGTTTGCAATTGAAGGACATGCCAAGTTCGCGAAGCCCGGCAAAGACATTATCTGCGCTGGCGTATCGGCCGTATCGGTCGGTACCGTGAACGCGATTGAGGAGCTGGCGGGCATTGAGCTTCCGGCTTCCATGAAGAGCGGCTGGCTCCGATCAGATATTCCGGTTACAGCTGACGCAGCCTCGAATGAGAAAGCGCAGCTGCTGCTGGAAGGCATGATCGTGATGCTGAATTCAATTGCAGCCTCGTACGGGAAGTATGTTGATATTCGTCAACAATTTCGGGAATAA
- the obgE gene encoding GTPase ObgE, giving the protein MFVDKAKIFVKGGDGGNGIVSYRREKYVPNGGPAGGDGGHGGDVIFRVDEGLRTLMDFRYQKHFKGEKGERGKVKSMHGANAEDMIVRIPPGTVILDSDSEAILADMTQHGSEIIVAKGGRGGRGNCRFATAANPAPDFAENGEDGEERWITLELKVMADVGLVGFPSVGKSTLLSVVSAATPKIGAYHFTTLTPNLGVVDVGDGRSFVMADLPGLIEGAHEGVGLGHDFLRHVERTRIILHILDMSGSEGRDPYEDWVKINEELKLYNPLLAERPQIIVANKMDMPDAEEQLAMFKEQLEAAGLAGNHKLVAMSSLTKNGVQELLYKAADLLETVPETRTIEEVKDVAERKVYTLDKAEDRSFKVGKENEGFYVESAYIEKFMKRVNLNNSYDAIMRFARTLRMMGVDAELRKIGAKDGDIVRIGDYSFEFFEGSDFNYHE; this is encoded by the coding sequence ATGTTTGTCGATAAGGCGAAGATTTTTGTAAAAGGCGGCGACGGCGGTAACGGGATCGTCTCGTACCGCAGAGAGAAATACGTACCGAACGGCGGTCCTGCCGGCGGTGACGGAGGCCATGGCGGAGACGTTATCTTTCGCGTAGACGAAGGACTTCGTACACTGATGGATTTCCGCTACCAGAAGCACTTTAAGGGCGAGAAGGGCGAGCGCGGCAAAGTGAAGTCGATGCACGGCGCGAACGCGGAGGATATGATTGTTCGCATCCCGCCGGGAACGGTTATTCTCGACTCGGATTCAGAGGCTATACTGGCGGATATGACGCAGCATGGCTCAGAGATTATCGTTGCAAAGGGTGGACGCGGCGGACGCGGCAACTGCCGATTCGCAACAGCGGCGAATCCAGCTCCGGACTTTGCCGAGAATGGTGAAGACGGAGAAGAACGCTGGATTACGCTTGAGCTGAAGGTAATGGCTGACGTCGGTCTTGTCGGCTTCCCAAGCGTAGGCAAATCGACATTGCTGTCGGTTGTATCTGCGGCAACGCCGAAGATCGGCGCTTATCACTTCACAACGCTTACGCCGAATCTCGGTGTCGTTGATGTAGGCGACGGCCGCAGCTTCGTAATGGCGGATTTACCTGGCCTCATTGAGGGAGCTCATGAAGGCGTTGGACTTGGCCATGATTTCTTGCGCCACGTTGAACGTACGCGCATTATTTTGCACATTCTTGATATGTCCGGCTCCGAAGGCCGCGATCCATATGAAGATTGGGTGAAGATCAACGAAGAGCTGAAGCTTTATAATCCGCTTTTGGCAGAGCGTCCGCAAATTATTGTAGCGAACAAGATGGACATGCCAGATGCCGAAGAGCAGCTTGCAATGTTCAAGGAACAGCTGGAAGCGGCAGGCCTTGCCGGGAACCACAAGCTCGTTGCGATGTCCTCCCTGACGAAGAACGGGGTTCAAGAGCTGCTGTACAAGGCAGCCGACCTGCTGGAGACTGTTCCAGAAACCCGCACGATCGAGGAAGTGAAAGACGTTGCGGAGCGTAAAGTATACACGCTTGATAAGGCAGAGGATCGTTCGTTCAAGGTTGGTAAGGAGAACGAAGGCTTCTATGTGGAGAGTGCCTACATCGAGAAGTTCATGAAGCGCGTGAACTTGAACAACTCCTATGATGCAATCATGCGTTTCGCAAGAACGCTGCGGATGATGGGCGTCGACGCAGAGCTGAGGAAGATCGGTGCGAAGGATGGCGATATCGTAAGAATCGGCGACTATTCGTTCGAGTTTTTCGAAGGAAGCGACTTCAATTATCACGAATAA
- the rpmA gene encoding 50S ribosomal protein L27 gives MLKLNLQLFASKKGVGSTKNGRDSQSKRLGAKRADGQTVTAGSILFRQRGTKVHPGNNVGIGKDDTLFAKIEGVVKFERWGRDRKKVSVYPVAVAPVAAAE, from the coding sequence ATGTTGAAATTGAATCTTCAGCTCTTCGCTTCGAAGAAAGGTGTAGGTTCCACGAAGAACGGACGCGACAGCCAATCGAAACGTCTTGGCGCTAAACGCGCTGATGGCCAAACGGTAACTGCTGGCAGCATCCTGTTCCGTCAACGCGGAACGAAAGTTCACCCGGGCAACAACGTTGGTATCGGTAAAGACGACACACTCTTCGCGAAAATCGAAGGCGTTGTGAAGTTCGAGCGTTGGGGACGCGATCGTAAGAAAGTTAGCGTTTATCCGGTTGCAGTTGCTCCAGTAGCAGCAGCAGAATAA
- the rplU gene encoding 50S ribosomal protein L21 codes for MFAIIETGGKQYKVQEGDVLFIERLEQFEGQEVTFDRVLAVSKGAELVTGTPVVSGATVTATVEKHGRGQKIIVYKYKAKKNYRRKQGHRQPYSKVTIGKIQA; via the coding sequence ATGTTCGCGATTATTGAAACTGGTGGTAAACAGTACAAAGTACAAGAGGGCGACGTTCTTTTCATCGAGAGATTAGAACAGTTCGAAGGTCAAGAGGTAACTTTCGACCGCGTACTGGCTGTTTCCAAAGGTGCAGAGCTCGTAACAGGAACTCCGGTTGTTTCCGGCGCTACTGTAACAGCAACTGTTGAGAAACACGGCAGAGGACAAAAAATCATCGTTTATAAATACAAAGCGAAGAAAAACTACCGCCGTAAGCAAGGTCACCGTCAACCGTACTCCAAAGTAACGATTGGCAAGATCCAAGCTTAA